A genomic stretch from Deltaproteobacteria bacterium includes:
- a CDS encoding GIY-YIG nuclease family protein — protein MEKQFCVYILASKRNGTLYIGVTSQLATRVWQHQSKVVEGFSAKYGVDKLVYYEAHG, from the coding sequence ATGGAGAAGCAGTTCTGCGTTTACATCCTGGCCAGCAAACGGAACGGCACGCTCTACATTGGGGTGACCTCACAGCTGGCAACGCGGGTGTGGCAGCATCAGAGCAAGGTGGTGGAGGGTTTTTCGGCCAAGTACGGCGTCGACAAGCTGGTCTACTACGAAGCGCACGGC